From the Solanum lycopersicum chromosome 10, SLM_r2.1 genome, one window contains:
- the LOC101245901 gene encoding thylakoid lumenal 15.0 kDa protein 2, chloroplastic: MASLFHLPSSLTFSKICHSAIRASHSHSRVSVKNENPLPKLSKFSSKTLNFLLSGSLALALSLTGVGIAEGLVGVNKPELLPKEFTSVIDVAGFLSDGQEKRLAQEITDIEKDTGFKLRVLAQNYPDTPGLAIKDFWQVDDRTIVFVADPTFGNILNFNVGATVDLDIPRSFWSRLAGTYGNMFYWKEKGEDASIEAAVMAISSCLREPVGPNNCSEVK; encoded by the exons ATGGCTTCTCTTTTCCATCTTCCTTCATCTCTCACATTCAGCAAAATTTGTCACTCTGCCATTAGAGCATCACATTCCCATTCCAGAGTTTCAGTCAAGAATGAAAACCCACTTCCAAAATTAtccaaattttcatcaaagacTTTGAATTTCTTGCTTTCTGGTTCTTTAGCTCTTGCTCTTTCACTAACAG GAGTTGGTATTGCTGAGGGATTAGTAGGGGTGAACAAGCCGGAACTGCTACCGAAGGAGTTTACTTCAGTTATTGATGTTGCTGGCTTCCTCTCGGATGGTCAG GAGAAAAGACTTGCACAAGAGATCACAGATATAGAAAAGGATACTGGTTTTAAGCTGCGAGTTTTAGCTCAGAACTATCCTGATACGCCTG GCTTAGCTATTAAAGATTTTTGGCAAGTGGATGACAGGACTATAGTTTTTGTTGCTGATCCTACATTTG GAAACATACTGAATTTCAACGTTGGAGCTACAGTGGATCTCGATATTCCACGTAGCTTCTGGAGCCGTTTGGCAGGGACATACGGGAACATGTTTTATTGGAAAGAGAAG GGTGAAGACGCGTCTATTGAGGCTGCTGTTATGGCTATATCAAGCTGCTTGAGAGAACCAGTTGGTCCGAATAATTGCTCAGAGGTGAAGTAA
- the LOC101246391 gene encoding cell division cycle protein 48 homolog translates to MTNKAESSDSKGTKRDFSTAILERKKSPNRLVVDEATNDDNSVVAIHPDTMEKLQLFRGDTILIKGKKRKDTICIALADDTCDVPKIRMNKVVRNNLRVRLGDVVSVHQCPDVKYGKRVHILPIDDTIEGVTGNLFDAYLKPYFLEAYRPVRKGDLFLVRGGMRSVEFKVIETDPAEYCVVAPDTEIFCEGEPVIREDENRLDEVGYDDVGGVRKQMAQIRELVELPLRHPQLFKSIGVKPPKGILLYGPPGSGKTLIARAVANETGAFFFCINGPEIMSKLAGESESNLRKAFEEAEKNAPSIIFIDEIDSIAPKREKTNGEVERRIVSQLLTLMDGLKSRAHVIVMGATNRPNSIDPALRRFGRFDREIDIGVPDEVGRLEVLRIHTKNMKLAEEVDLERICKDTHGYVGADLAALCTEAALQCIREKMDVIDLEDETIDAEILNSMAVTNEHFQTALGTSNPSALRETVVEVPNVSWEDIGGLENVKRELQETVQYPVEHPEKFEKFGMSPSKGVLFYGPPGCGKTLLAKAIANECQANFISIKGPELLTMWFGESEANVREIFDKARQSAPCVLFFDELDSIATQRGSSSGDAGGAADRVLNQLLTEMDGMNAKKTVFIIGATNRPDIIDPALLRPGRLDQLIYIPLPDEDSRHQIFKACLRKSPLSKDIDLRALAKYTQGFSGADITEICQRACKYAIRENIEKDIEREKRRSENPEAMEEDVEDEVPEIKAAHFEESMKYARRSVSDADIRKYQAFAQTLQQSRGFGSEFRFSETSTAGTTGTAADPFATSAGGADEDDLYS, encoded by the exons ATGACTAACAAAGCTGAATCTTCCGATTC TAAAGGGACAAAGAGGGATTTTAGTACAGCGATTTTGGAGAGGAAGAAGTCGCCGAATCGACTTGTGGTGGATGAAGCAACCAATGATGATAACTCTGTTGTTGCTATTCATCCTGATACTATGGAGAAGCTTCAGCTTTTTCGTGGTGACACTATATTGATCAAg GGTAAGAAGAGAAAAGATACAATCTGCATCGCCCTTGCTGATGACACCTGTGACGTGCCAAAGATTAGGATGAACAAGGTTGTCAGAAATAACCTGAGGGTTCGACTTGGTGATGTTGTCTCTGTGCATCAGTGTCCTGATGTCAAATATGGCAAACGCGTACACATTCTTCCCATTGATGACACCATTGAAGGAGTCACTGGGAACCTTTTTGATGCTTACTTGAAGC CCTATTTTCTTGAAGCATACAGACCAGTTAGGAAGGGTGATCTTTTTCTGGTAAGGGGAGGCATGAGAAGTGTTGAGTTCAAGGTTATCGAGACTGATCCCGCTGAATACTGTGTTGTTGCCCCTGATACTGAAATATTTTGTGAGGGTGAACCTGTGATTAGGGAAGATGAGAATAGACTAGATGAGGTTGGTTATGACGATGTTGGTGGTGTgcgtaaacaaatggctcagaTAAGGGAGCTTGTTGAGCTGCCACTAAGGCACCCACAACTCTTCAAATCTATTGGTGTCAAGCCTCCCAAAGGAATTTTGTTGTATGGACCTCCTGGATCAGGAAAGACTTTAATAGCCCGAGCTGTTGCAAATGAGACTGGTGCGTTCTTTTTCTGCATTAATGGTCCAGAGATCATGTCTAAGTTGGCGGGAGAAAGTGAAAGTAATCTCAGAAAAGCATTTGAAGAAGCTGAGAAGAATGCACCATCAATTATTTTCATCGACGAAATTGATTCAATTGCTCCTAAACGTGAGAAGACAAATGGAGAGGTGGAGCGGAGGATTGTCTCCCAGCTTTTGACACTTATGGATGGACTTAAGTCACGTGCCCATGTAATTGTTATGGGTGCCACTAATCGCCCCAATAGCATTGACCCTGCCTTAAGAaggtttggtagatttgacagGGAAATAGACATTGGTGTTCCGGATGAAGTGGGGCGTCTTGAGGTGCTTCGTATCCATACAAAGAACATGAAGCTTGCTGAAGAa GTTGATTTAGAAAGAATTTGCAAAGACACTCATGGTTATGTTGGAGCCGATTTAGCAGCTTTGTGTACCGAGGCTGCACTTCAATGCATCAGAGAGAAGATGGACGTGATAGATTTGGAGGATGAGACCATTGATGCAGAGATTCTTAACTCAATGGCTGTGACAAATGAGCACTTCCAAACTGCTCTTGGGACGAGCAATCCTTCTGCCTTGCGTGAAACC GTTGTTGAAGTTCCCAATGTTTCATGGGAGGATATTGGAGGACTTGAGAATGTCAAGCGTGAGCTCCAAGAG ACTGTTCAATATCCAGTGGAGCATCCTGAGAAATTTGAGAAGTTTGGTATGTCTCCCTCGAAGGGAGTCCTTTTCTATGGCCCACCTGGATGTGGTAAAACTTTGCTCGCAAAGGCCATTGCAAATGAATGCCAGGCTAACTTCATCAGTATCAAGGGTCCAGAGCTGCTTACCATGTGGTTTGGAGAGAGTGAAGCCAACGTTAGAGAAATATTTGACAAGGCCCGCCAATCTGCTCCGTGTGTCCTGTTTTTTGATGAACTAGACTCAATCGCCACACAG AGAGGAAGTAGTTCGGGAGACGCTGGGGGAGCTGCTGACAGAGTTCTGAATCAACTCCTCACTGAAATGGATGGCATGAACGCTAAGAAAACTGTGTTCATTATTGGTGCAACCAATAGGCCAGACATTATTGATCCTGCACTTTTGCGTCCTGGTCGTCTTGACCAATTGATTTATATTCCTCTCCCTGATGAAGATTCTCGTCACCAAATTTTCAAGGCATGCCTAAGGAAATCACCTCTTTCTAAGGATATCGATCTAAGAGCTCTTGCAAAGTATACACAGGGCTTTAGTGGAGCTGACATTACAGAGATCTGTCAACGTGCTTGCAAATACGCCATCAGAGAAAACATTGAGAAA GATATCGAGAGGGAGAAAAGGAGAAGTGAGAATCCTGAAGCCATGGAGGAAGACGTTGAAGACGAGGTACCTGAGATCAAGGCTGCTCACTTTGAGGAATCAATGAAGTACGCCAGGAGGAGTGTCAGTGACGCTGATATCCGCAAGTACCAAGCTTTCGCTCAGACGTTGCAACAGTCCAGAGGATTCGGTTCTGAATTCCGATTTTCGGAGACGAGCACTGCAGGGACCACTGGGACTGCTGCTGACCCCTTTGCAACTTCAGCTGGTGGAGCAGATGAAGATGACCTGTATAGTTAA
- the LOC112940124 gene encoding pentatricopeptide repeat-containing protein At2g32630-like, whose product MMELVWCICYEKAKNDMLPCSSFFRQMVKFEVKFTVYSMTVVIDELCKMGEFHKARKFMDDKFVKPNSCSYKKLLNTCIKKPDFLIVKVILRTMEKEGWDFDPKSYTLLIKRYSNFGEFGEMKRLFMEIEEKGVKPDVYLYTSMISGYCKLGNVRKAYQLFDEMTKRGLVPDGHTYGALINGLCKAGLMQEAEVLVNEMQSKGIWINRAIFNTMMDGYCKQGNVDEALRLQRIMEDEGHEPDANAYNIIATGLRKLDLHDVAKRLLLSMVDRGVAPNVLAYTSLIDIYCKQGDFVQAKRTLREMETKGIKPSTGTYNALVDGYFKHGYFIDAKRALIEIETKGVKPNTTTYTVLIDGYSKQGDFVRAKKTLIEMENNGVKPNTNTYTALIDGYCQKGMMNEAYKLRNLMESKDLIANVYTYTSLVHGECKLGKVDDALKLLNEMPTKGLVPNVVTYTALISGLSKEGRSGEALRLYNQMIEAGVVPDAAAYSALSFLADNWSSKGPLANDYHET is encoded by the exons ATGATGGAGCTCGTATGGTGTATTTGCTATGAAAAGGCAAAAAACGATATGCTTCCTTGTTCGAGTTTTTTCCGGCAGATGGTTAAGTTTGAAGTGAAATTTACAGTTTATTCGATGACAGTGGTAATTGATGAGTTGTGTAAAATGGGGGAGTTTCATAAGGCAAGAAAATTCATGGATGATAAATTTGTGAAACCAAATAGTTGCAGTTATAAAAAACTATTGAATACATGTATAAAGAAACCAGATTTTTTGATTGTGAAGGTGATTTTGAGGACAATGGAGAAGGAAGGATGGGATTTCGACCCGAAAAGTTATACACTTCTGATTAAACGTTATTCAAATTTTGGAGAATTTGGAGAAATGAAGAGATTATTTATGGAAATTGAAGAGAAGGGTGTAAAGCCAGATGTATATTTATACACATCTATGATTAGTGGTTATTGTAAATTAGGTAATGTTAGGAAGGCATATCAACTGTTCGACGAAATGACTAAGAGAGGACTTGTTCCTGATGGTCATACGTATGGGGCTTTGATAAATGGGTTGTGCAAAGCTGGACTAATGCAAGAAGCTGAAGTTCTGGTTAATGAGATGCAAAGCAAGGGAATTTGGATTAATCGAGCTATATTTAATACGATGATGGATGGTTATTGTAAGCAGGGTAATGTGGATGAAGCGTTGAGGTTACAGAGAATTATGGAGGATGAAGGACAtgagcctgatgcaaatgcttaCAATATTATTGCTACTGGCCTGCGTAAGCTAGATTTGCATGACGTGGCGAAGAGGTTGTTGCTGTCGATGGTGGATCGAGGTGTAGCTCCAAATGTATTGGCTTATACGTCTTTGATTGATATTTACTGCAAGCAGGGAGATTTTGTTCAAGCGAAAAGGACACTTAGAGAGATGGAAACTAAGGGAATTAAGCCTAGCACGGGAACATACAATGCCCTGGTAGATGGTTACTTCAAGCATGGATATTTTATTGACGCAAAAAGGGCACTTATTGAGATAGAAACTAAAGGAGTTAAGCCTAACACGACAACATATACTGTGTTGATAGATGGTTATTCTAAGCAAGGAGATTTTGTTAGAGCTAAAAAGACACTTATTGAGATGGAGAATAACGGAGTTAAGCCTAACACCAATACATACACTGCACTGATAGATGGTTATTGCCAGAAAGGTATGATGAATGAAGCTTATAAGCTTAGAAATCTCATGGAATCTAAGGACTTGATAGCTAACGTCTATACATACACCTCACTTGTACATGGGGAATGCAAATTAGGAAAGGTAGATGATGCTCTGAAGCTTTTGAATGAGATGCCTACAAAGGGTTTAGTTCCGAATGTTGTGACTTACACAGCATTGATTTCTGGCTTATCAAAAGAAGGCAGATCAGGTGAAGCCCTCCGATTATACAATCAGATGATAGAGGCAGGCGTAGTACCCGATGCTGCTGCATACTCTGCACTTAGT TTTTTGGCGGACAACTGGAGTAGCAAAGGTCCTCTAGCCAATGATTACCATGAAACATAG